The Micromonospora sp. WMMD961 genome has a segment encoding these proteins:
- a CDS encoding TIGR03085 family metal-binding protein — protein sequence MPRYARAEREALADLLLALGPDAPTINEGWATRDLAAHLVLRERRPDAAGGIVLPPLRGYAERVRRRLAARPYPDLVAQVRRPPLWSPISNPVTDEAANTIEFFIHHEDVRRASSGWQPRDLPAGLQSALWKRTAQMARLTLRRFPADVYVQAPGHGELSAGRGGEPLRVVGPPAELVLFLSGRQRVARVQLDGPAEAAQRLRTARLGM from the coding sequence CCTGGCCCTCGGGCCGGACGCCCCGACGATCAACGAGGGCTGGGCGACCCGTGACCTCGCCGCGCACCTGGTGCTGCGGGAGCGTCGCCCGGACGCGGCCGGGGGGATCGTGCTGCCGCCGCTGCGCGGCTACGCGGAGCGGGTCCGTCGGCGACTCGCCGCGCGGCCTTATCCCGACCTGGTCGCACAGGTGCGCCGTCCGCCGCTCTGGAGCCCGATCAGCAACCCGGTCACCGACGAGGCGGCGAACACGATCGAGTTCTTCATCCATCACGAGGACGTACGCCGGGCCAGCTCCGGATGGCAGCCGCGGGACCTGCCCGCCGGCCTGCAGAGTGCGCTCTGGAAGCGCACCGCCCAGATGGCGCGGCTGACCCTGCGCCGCTTCCCCGCTGACGTCTACGTGCAGGCGCCCGGCCACGGCGAGTTGTCCGCCGGTCGTGGGGGCGAGCCGCTCCGGGTGGTCGGCCCCCCGGCGGAGCTGGTCCTGTTTCTCTCCGGCCGCCAGCGGGTGGCCCGGGTCCAGTTGGACGGCCCTGCGGAGGCGGCACAACGACTCCGCACCGCCAGGCTGGGCATGTAA